One Thermodesulfobacteriota bacterium genomic region harbors:
- a CDS encoding FAD-binding protein, translating into MEKYETHTHDVIVIGAGGAGLRAAIEASAQGASVGLVCKSLLGKAHTVMAEGGVAAALANVDAQDDWKVHFHDTMHGGKMLNNWRMAQLHAQEAPERVRELEHWGALFDRTKDGKIMQRAFGGHTWKRLAHVGDRTGLEMIRTLQDRGIHSGMDVYMECTITHLLKDGERISGAFGYWRESGRFVLFKTKAVILATGGIGKSYKVTSNSWEYTGDGHALAYDAGAELIDMEFVQFHPTGMVWPPSVKGLLVTEAVRGEGGLLTNRNGERFMEKYDPQRMELSTRDVVARSIYIEVQEGRGTPHGGAYLDISHRGAEYVKKKLPSMYHQFMEFAEIDITKEPMEVFPTTHYMMGGVRVDADTAGSTVPGLFAAGEVAGGMHGANRLGGNSLSDLLVFGRRAGLGAAQYANELRDNTLKIDDVDLEKASQEMLKPFENAEGENPYTVHQALQEAMSSYVGVFRTKEKLEDGLEELQVLKDRASQLRIEGSRMYNPGWHLCKDLKSMLIVSEAIAKSAHQREESRGAHSRVDFPNYDNEKWGTVNSVISKDNGTMKIGTSPLPQMPEELRKIVEGGHK; encoded by the coding sequence ATGGAGAAGTACGAAACACATACGCACGACGTCATCGTGATCGGCGCGGGAGGCGCGGGTCTCAGGGCGGCGATAGAAGCATCGGCTCAGGGGGCCTCGGTAGGCCTCGTCTGCAAATCTCTCCTGGGCAAGGCCCACACGGTCATGGCGGAGGGAGGCGTCGCGGCTGCGCTCGCGAACGTCGACGCGCAGGACGACTGGAAGGTCCATTTCCACGACACGATGCACGGCGGAAAGATGCTCAACAACTGGCGCATGGCACAGCTCCACGCGCAGGAAGCCCCTGAGCGCGTGAGGGAGCTCGAGCACTGGGGTGCGCTCTTCGACAGGACAAAGGACGGCAAAATCATGCAGAGGGCCTTCGGCGGCCACACGTGGAAGAGGCTCGCCCACGTAGGCGACAGGACCGGGCTCGAGATGATACGCACGCTACAGGACAGGGGCATACACTCCGGAATGGACGTGTACATGGAATGCACGATTACTCATTTATTAAAGGACGGTGAAAGGATATCCGGGGCCTTCGGCTACTGGAGGGAGAGCGGCAGGTTCGTATTGTTCAAGACCAAAGCCGTAATTCTCGCCACAGGGGGGATAGGAAAGTCATACAAAGTCACTTCCAACTCCTGGGAATACACGGGCGACGGACACGCTCTTGCCTATGACGCCGGGGCCGAGCTCATAGACATGGAGTTCGTACAGTTCCACCCGACCGGAATGGTATGGCCCCCGAGCGTGAAGGGGCTGCTCGTCACTGAGGCGGTAAGGGGCGAGGGCGGCCTGCTCACAAACAGGAACGGCGAAAGGTTCATGGAAAAATACGACCCGCAGAGGATGGAGCTCTCGACGAGAGACGTCGTCGCGAGGTCCATTTACATCGAGGTCCAGGAAGGACGCGGCACACCCCACGGGGGAGCTTACCTCGACATCTCTCACCGGGGAGCCGAATACGTCAAGAAGAAGCTCCCGAGCATGTACCACCAGTTCATGGAGTTCGCTGAGATAGACATAACTAAAGAGCCTATGGAAGTGTTCCCGACCACACACTATATGATGGGCGGTGTCCGCGTCGACGCCGACACTGCGGGGAGCACGGTGCCCGGATTATTCGCCGCGGGTGAAGTGGCGGGAGGCATGCACGGCGCGAACAGGCTGGGCGGGAACTCGCTCTCCGACCTCCTCGTATTCGGAAGGAGGGCAGGTCTCGGCGCGGCTCAGTACGCGAACGAGCTCCGCGACAACACTCTCAAGATAGACGACGTCGATCTCGAAAAAGCCTCTCAGGAGATGCTGAAGCCGTTCGAGAACGCGGAAGGGGAGAACCCCTACACCGTGCATCAGGCCCTCCAGGAAGCCATGAGCTCTTATGTGGGCGTATTCAGAACGAAGGAAAAACTGGAAGACGGACTCGAAGAATTACAGGTGCTCAAGGACAGGGCCTCACAGCTGAGGATCGAAGGCTCACGAATGTACAACCCGGGCTGGCACCTTTGCAAGGACCTGAAATCTATGCTCATCGTCTCCGAGGCCATTGCGAAATCCGCTCACCAGAGAGAAGAGAGCCGGGGCGCGCACAGCAGGGTGGACTTCCCTAATTACGATAACGAAAAGTGGGGGACGGTGAACTCGGTAATATCCAAAGACAACGGTACAATGAAAATAGGAACATCCCCGCTTCCTCAAATGCCCGAGGAGCTGAGGAAGATCGTAGAGGGAGGTCACAAATAA
- a CDS encoding succinate dehydrogenase produces MANGTGESAITLRRDAWWVAPLVTAAVLGAFGVYSTWRAFSNADFIYGPYLSPFYSPYILASWWPFSPALLILWAPLGFRATCYYYRKAYYRSFFLSPPACAVKPVAKEGSYCGETKFPFILQNIHRYFFYAAGVVLFFLWVDAFKALKFEDGFGVGVGTLVLFANAALLTLYSLSCHSFRHLIGGNLDVFSKCPTRFMLWGKATALNEHHMLWAWVSLFGVALADLYVFLLARGVITDVRLI; encoded by the coding sequence ATGGCAAACGGAACCGGAGAGAGCGCAATCACGCTGAGGCGTGACGCATGGTGGGTCGCTCCCCTCGTGACTGCGGCCGTGCTCGGCGCATTCGGCGTCTATTCCACATGGCGCGCGTTCTCAAACGCGGACTTCATTTACGGGCCGTACCTTTCCCCTTTTTATTCACCCTACATACTCGCTTCCTGGTGGCCGTTCTCGCCGGCGCTCCTCATACTGTGGGCGCCGCTCGGGTTCAGGGCGACCTGCTACTACTACAGGAAGGCCTATTACAGGTCGTTCTTCCTCTCTCCACCCGCCTGCGCAGTGAAACCTGTCGCGAAGGAAGGCTCTTACTGCGGGGAGACGAAGTTCCCGTTCATACTCCAGAACATACACCGCTATTTCTTCTATGCGGCAGGCGTAGTGCTCTTTTTCCTCTGGGTTGACGCATTCAAGGCGCTCAAGTTCGAAGACGGCTTCGGCGTGGGAGTTGGCACGCTGGTACTTTTCGCGAACGCCGCGCTGCTCACGCTCTATTCTCTTTCATGCCATTCGTTCCGCCATCTCATAGGCGGCAATCTCGATGTATTCTCGAAATGCCCCACACGGTTCATGCTATGGGGTAAGGCGACCGCGCTTAACGAGCACCACATGCTGTGGGCATGGGTGAGCCTCTTCGGCGTCGCGCTTGCCGACCTCTATGTATTCCTTCTCGCAAGGGGCGTTATCACAGACGTGAGGTTAATCTAA
- the mdh gene encoding malate dehydrogenase, giving the protein MSRPKISVIGAGNVGATTAMMLSQLEIGDVVLVDIVEGMPQGKALDMMEMNPVYGLDVNITGTNGYEETANSDVVVITSGIPRKPGMSRDDLIATNTEIVKQVTENVAKRSPDAILILVTNPLDAMVYVAHKVSKFPKERVMGMAGVLDSARFRAFIGMELGVSVENIEAFVLGGHGDDMVPLARCTTVAGVPITELIPADRIESIIKRTRGGGGEIVALLKTGSAFYAPAVSAVEMVEAILKDKKKILPCCVLAEGEYGIDNIFVGLPVILGRKGVEKIFEIKLTEKESEELKVSASHVKELCDHIDKTAK; this is encoded by the coding sequence ATGAGCAGACCGAAAATTTCAGTAATAGGCGCGGGCAACGTCGGCGCCACGACGGCGATGATGCTGTCACAGTTAGAGATCGGAGACGTAGTGCTTGTCGACATAGTAGAGGGCATGCCGCAGGGCAAGGCGCTCGACATGATGGAGATGAACCCGGTTTACGGCCTCGACGTCAACATCACGGGTACCAACGGTTACGAAGAGACGGCTAATTCGGACGTGGTCGTCATAACTTCGGGCATTCCGCGAAAGCCCGGAATGAGCAGGGACGACCTCATAGCCACGAACACGGAAATAGTGAAACAGGTGACCGAGAACGTAGCCAAGAGGTCGCCCGACGCGATACTGATCCTCGTGACCAACCCCCTCGACGCTATGGTTTACGTCGCCCACAAGGTCAGCAAATTCCCCAAGGAGCGCGTGATGGGGATGGCCGGCGTGCTCGACTCGGCCAGGTTCAGGGCGTTCATCGGAATGGAGCTCGGCGTGTCGGTCGAGAACATAGAGGCGTTCGTGCTCGGCGGACACGGCGACGACATGGTGCCGCTCGCGAGGTGCACCACTGTGGCCGGCGTGCCTATCACGGAGCTCATCCCCGCCGACAGGATAGAATCCATAATCAAGAGGACAAGGGGAGGCGGAGGTGAGATCGTCGCTCTTCTCAAGACGGGGAGCGCATTCTACGCCCCGGCTGTGTCCGCGGTCGAGATGGTCGAGGCTATCCTCAAGGACAAGAAGAAGATACTCCCATGCTGCGTGCTGGCAGAGGGTGAGTACGGCATCGACAACATATTCGTCGGCCTGCCTGTAATCCTCGGGAGAAAGGGCGTCGAGAAGATATTCGAGATAAAGCTCACGGAAAAAGAATCCGAAGAGCTCAAGGTCTCGGCAAGCCACGTAAAAGAGCTCTGCGATCATATAGATAAGACAGCAAAATAA
- the icd gene encoding isocitrate dehydrogenase (NADP(+)) produces MSSSKPSAGQKIKIDKKNESLIVPDKPIIPFIEGDGTGPDIWRASQIVFDAAVEKAYKGKRKVVWREVLTGEKAFNLKGEWLPEETLEDLREYIVSIKGPLTTPIGGGIRSLNVALRQLLDLYACVRPVKYIKGTPSPIKRPEDMDMIIFRENTEDVYSGIEWQSGSKEAIEIRNYLVEKYGVNIREGSGIGIKPISPFGTKRLVRKALRHAIEKGKESVTIVHKGNIMKFTEGAFRDWGYELAKEEFPDKVITEDDLWDKYSGRRPGGTVVINDRIADNMLQQILTRTREYHVIATANLNGDYLSDACAAQVGGLGMAPGGNIGDYLALFEATHGTAPKYAGQDKVNPGSLILSGVMMFEYLGWNEAADLIVKAMELTILDKTVTYDLERQLEGAKLLKCSEFGETIAANMDRVPV; encoded by the coding sequence ATGTCATCCTCAAAACCGAGCGCGGGACAGAAAATTAAAATAGACAAAAAGAATGAATCTCTAATAGTCCCCGACAAACCTATCATCCCTTTCATCGAAGGAGACGGCACGGGGCCCGATATATGGAGGGCATCGCAGATAGTTTTCGACGCCGCAGTCGAGAAGGCTTACAAGGGCAAGAGGAAGGTAGTATGGCGCGAGGTGCTCACCGGCGAGAAAGCGTTCAATCTCAAAGGCGAATGGCTGCCCGAGGAAACTCTCGAAGACCTCAGGGAATACATAGTGTCCATAAAAGGCCCCCTCACGACCCCTATAGGCGGAGGGATAAGGAGCCTGAACGTCGCTCTCAGGCAGCTGCTCGATCTATACGCCTGCGTGCGTCCCGTCAAGTACATAAAAGGCACGCCTTCCCCCATAAAGAGACCCGAGGATATGGACATGATCATATTCAGGGAGAACACGGAAGACGTATATTCGGGCATAGAGTGGCAGAGCGGGTCCAAGGAAGCTATAGAAATCAGAAATTATCTCGTAGAAAAGTACGGCGTCAACATCAGGGAGGGCTCCGGCATAGGCATAAAGCCCATAAGCCCCTTCGGGACGAAGAGGCTCGTGAGGAAGGCGCTCAGACACGCGATCGAGAAGGGGAAGGAGAGCGTCACCATAGTCCACAAAGGGAATATCATGAAGTTCACGGAAGGCGCTTTCAGGGACTGGGGATACGAGCTCGCGAAGGAAGAATTCCCCGATAAAGTGATTACGGAAGACGACCTCTGGGACAAGTACAGCGGCAGGAGACCAGGCGGGACGGTAGTGATAAACGACAGGATCGCGGACAACATGCTTCAGCAGATACTCACGAGGACGCGGGAATACCACGTCATAGCGACGGCGAACCTGAACGGCGATTACCTGTCCGACGCGTGCGCGGCGCAGGTAGGAGGGCTCGGGATGGCCCCCGGAGGCAACATAGGCGACTACCTTGCTCTCTTCGAGGCGACACACGGCACAGCGCCGAAATACGCGGGGCAGGACAAGGTAAACCCCGGCTCGCTCATACTCTCGGGCGTGATGATGTTCGAGTACCTGGGATGGAACGAAGCGGCCGACCTTATAGTAAAGGCGATGGAGCTCACGATTCTCGACAAGACCGTGACATACGACCTCGAGCGGCAGCTTGAGGGCGCGAAGCTCCTCAAGTGCTCGGAGTTCGGAGAGACCATAGCGGCCAATATGGACAGGGTTCCGGTTTAG
- the acnA gene encoding aconitate hydratase AcnA, whose product MSEINNKLKALSTLKTSAGEVDYYSLKSIEKSLGKDISRLPVSIKILLENVVRNYDGSVINDNHVRALAGWSPEGLNADEIPYCPARVILQDFTGVPCVVDLAAMRTVVNRLGGNPDKINPIVPVDLVIDHSVQVDYFANDKAFKLNVEREYERNGERYAFLRWAQKAFDNFRVVPPGTGIVHQVNLECLASVVSSGRINGKTVAYPDTLVGTDSHTTMINGLSVLGWGVGGIEAEACMLGQPLYMLVPEVIGFKLYGQLSEGVTATDLVLTVTEMLRKKGVVGKFVEFYGTGLSQLALSDKATIANMAPEYGATMGFFPVDEETLRYLKITGRDRKLVELVEAYTKEQGLFRTDATPDPVYTDTLELDISTVEPSMAGPSRPQDRVSLRTLKESYEKVLKTKTGDGKDLNKKVAIDIDGRKDEIGNGSVAIAAITSCTNTSNPSVMVASGLVAKKAVEKGLAVRPSVKTSLAPGSRVVTDYLDAAQLTKHLDKLGFDLVGYGCTTCIGNSGPLPAPVEEAIKANDLTCAAVLSGNRNFEGRVHPLVKFAYLASPPLVVAFALAGTVDIDVYKEPIGTGKDGKPVFLKDIWPSQKEISDTVNKVLNPELFRAQYSQVFEGDETWKTLDVPEGNLYKWDKKSTYIQNPTFFEEFSLEVPGAMDIKGAYALALLGDSITTDHISPAGSIPKDGPAGKYLVARGVEPRDFNSFGSRRGNHEVMIRGTFANIRIKNLMLPGVEGGVTRHVPSGEQMSIFDASMKYQAEGTPLIVIGGKEYGTGSSRDWAAKGTVLLGVKAVIAESFERIHRSNLVGMGVLPLQFKDGENAAAYGLTGYETYDIEGITDDLKHGKDIPVRVTRKEGDNFTFNVTCRLDSPIEVEYYKNGGILQTVLRQMMKQ is encoded by the coding sequence ATGAGCGAGATCAACAATAAGCTGAAAGCCCTTTCTACGCTTAAAACGAGCGCGGGCGAAGTCGATTATTATTCTTTAAAATCCATAGAAAAGTCACTCGGGAAGGATATTTCCCGCCTGCCGGTATCGATAAAGATTCTTCTTGAAAACGTCGTCAGGAATTACGACGGGAGCGTGATAAACGACAACCACGTACGGGCCCTCGCCGGATGGAGCCCCGAGGGACTTAACGCGGACGAGATACCCTACTGTCCTGCCCGCGTGATACTCCAGGACTTCACGGGCGTCCCGTGCGTCGTAGACCTCGCGGCCATGAGGACTGTAGTCAACAGGCTCGGAGGCAACCCCGACAAGATAAACCCCATAGTCCCTGTAGACCTCGTCATCGACCATTCCGTGCAGGTCGATTACTTCGCGAACGACAAGGCCTTCAAATTGAACGTTGAGCGCGAATACGAGCGTAACGGCGAGAGGTACGCATTTTTAAGATGGGCGCAGAAGGCGTTCGACAATTTCAGGGTCGTCCCACCGGGCACGGGCATAGTCCACCAGGTGAACCTCGAGTGTCTTGCGAGCGTAGTCTCTTCGGGCAGGATAAACGGCAAGACGGTCGCCTACCCCGACACCCTCGTGGGAACGGATTCGCATACGACCATGATTAACGGCCTGAGCGTGCTCGGCTGGGGAGTGGGCGGAATAGAGGCCGAGGCCTGCATGCTGGGCCAGCCGCTCTACATGCTCGTCCCTGAAGTGATCGGGTTCAAGCTCTACGGCCAGCTCTCGGAAGGAGTCACCGCGACCGACCTCGTGCTCACCGTGACGGAGATGCTGAGGAAAAAGGGAGTAGTCGGAAAGTTCGTCGAGTTCTACGGGACGGGTCTAAGCCAGCTCGCGCTGTCCGACAAGGCCACGATAGCGAACATGGCGCCCGAATACGGCGCTACGATGGGGTTCTTTCCCGTCGACGAGGAGACGCTCCGTTATCTGAAGATCACCGGGAGGGACAGGAAGCTCGTAGAGCTCGTAGAGGCCTATACGAAAGAGCAGGGACTATTCAGGACGGACGCCACGCCCGACCCCGTTTACACGGACACGCTCGAGCTCGATATCTCCACGGTCGAGCCGTCGATGGCGGGGCCGAGCCGGCCTCAGGACAGGGTCTCCCTCAGGACGCTCAAGGAATCTTACGAAAAAGTGCTCAAGACCAAGACAGGCGACGGCAAGGACCTCAATAAAAAAGTCGCGATCGACATAGACGGAAGAAAAGACGAGATAGGGAACGGCTCTGTCGCGATAGCCGCCATTACGAGCTGCACGAACACCTCGAACCCGTCGGTCATGGTGGCTTCAGGACTCGTCGCGAAGAAGGCCGTGGAAAAGGGGCTCGCAGTGAGGCCTTCCGTCAAGACGAGCCTCGCGCCCGGCTCGAGGGTGGTCACGGATTATCTCGACGCCGCCCAACTCACGAAGCACCTCGACAAGCTCGGCTTCGACTTAGTCGGGTACGGCTGCACGACTTGCATCGGCAACAGCGGCCCCCTGCCTGCGCCCGTCGAGGAAGCTATTAAAGCGAACGACCTCACGTGCGCCGCGGTGCTGAGCGGGAACAGGAACTTCGAGGGCAGAGTGCATCCGCTGGTTAAATTCGCATACCTCGCCTCGCCCCCCCTCGTGGTCGCTTTCGCGCTCGCGGGCACGGTTGACATAGACGTTTACAAGGAGCCCATAGGCACGGGCAAGGACGGGAAGCCCGTATTTCTGAAGGACATCTGGCCCTCGCAGAAAGAGATAAGCGATACGGTGAACAAGGTGCTCAACCCCGAGCTCTTCCGGGCTCAGTACTCCCAGGTCTTCGAAGGCGACGAGACCTGGAAGACTCTCGACGTCCCCGAGGGGAACCTCTACAAGTGGGACAAGAAATCCACATACATACAGAACCCGACGTTCTTCGAGGAATTCTCTCTCGAAGTTCCGGGCGCAATGGACATAAAGGGTGCTTACGCGCTCGCGCTGCTTGGTGATTCCATAACGACCGACCACATCTCGCCAGCAGGATCCATACCGAAAGACGGCCCCGCCGGAAAATACCTCGTAGCCCGCGGCGTCGAGCCCAGGGACTTTAACAGCTTCGGGTCCCGGAGAGGGAACCACGAGGTCATGATACGCGGAACATTCGCGAATATCAGAATCAAGAACCTCATGCTGCCGGGCGTCGAAGGAGGCGTGACCAGGCACGTCCCCTCGGGCGAGCAGATGTCCATTTTCGACGCGTCGATGAAATACCAGGCCGAAGGGACGCCGCTCATAGTCATAGGCGGGAAGGAGTACGGCACGGGAAGCTCGCGCGACTGGGCCGCCAAGGGCACGGTGCTCCTCGGCGTAAAGGCGGTCATCGCGGAGAGCTTCGAAAGGATACACAGGAGCAACCTCGTAGGCATGGGCGTCCTTCCGCTCCAGTTCAAGGACGGGGAGAACGCGGCCGCATACGGGCTCACCGGGTACGAAACGTACGACATCGAAGGTATTACAGATGACCTGAAACACGGGAAAGACATCCCCGTCAGGGTCACGCGGAAGGAAGGGGATAATTTTACGTTTAACGTAACCTGCCGTCTGGACAGCCCAATAGAGGTCGAATATTATAAAAACGGCGGAATACTGCAAACGGTATTGAGACAGATGATGAAGCAATAA
- the fabF gene encoding beta-ketoacyl-ACP synthase II — protein sequence MKRRVAVTGVGLVTPLGIGNKETWDAVCAGRPGVRRISKFDPSEHKTQIAAEIHGFDPELFMNPKEARKTDAFIQYAVASAKLAIEDAGLEITDELSPRAGTIIGSGIGGMETYVNTVLTMAEKGPGRLSPFFITNIINNMAAGYVSIFFNAKGPNCCTTTACAASAHAIGYAAMAIRNGEADVMFAGGTEAPCIPLTFAGFNAMRALSTRNDAPERASRPFDKERDGFIIGEGSGMLILEELEFAKKRGAKIYAEIVGYGMSSDASHITAPSLDGPERCMLAALKDGGVNPDEIEYINAHGTSTPLNDSNETNAIKQVFGRRAYKIPVSSTKSMTGHLLGAAGAVEAAFTVLALDQGILPPTINYEFPDPECDLDYVPNEARKAEIKTALSNSFGFGGTNASLIFRKVG from the coding sequence ATGAAAAGAAGGGTAGCGGTTACGGGCGTAGGGCTCGTAACACCTCTCGGAATCGGGAATAAGGAGACCTGGGACGCTGTGTGCGCCGGGCGGCCGGGCGTAAGAAGGATTTCGAAATTCGACCCGTCCGAGCACAAGACGCAGATCGCGGCAGAGATACACGGGTTCGACCCGGAGCTCTTCATGAACCCGAAAGAAGCGCGCAAGACGGACGCGTTCATCCAGTATGCCGTCGCGTCCGCGAAGCTCGCGATCGAGGACGCGGGGCTCGAGATCACGGATGAGCTCTCTCCACGCGCGGGCACCATTATCGGCTCCGGGATCGGGGGAATGGAGACATACGTCAACACAGTGCTCACGATGGCCGAAAAAGGCCCGGGACGCCTCTCCCCGTTTTTCATCACCAATATCATCAACAACATGGCCGCCGGGTACGTATCCATATTCTTCAACGCCAAGGGCCCCAACTGCTGCACTACGACCGCATGCGCCGCGAGCGCCCACGCGATAGGCTACGCGGCCATGGCGATAAGGAACGGCGAGGCGGACGTCATGTTCGCGGGCGGCACGGAAGCCCCCTGCATCCCGCTCACGTTCGCGGGGTTTAACGCAATGCGCGCGCTGTCCACGCGGAACGACGCGCCTGAGCGCGCCTCCCGGCCGTTCGACAAGGAGAGGGACGGCTTCATAATCGGCGAAGGCTCGGGGATGCTGATACTGGAGGAGCTGGAATTCGCCAAGAAAAGGGGCGCAAAAATCTACGCCGAGATAGTCGGCTACGGCATGAGCAGCGACGCGAGCCACATAACTGCGCCGTCGCTCGACGGGCCCGAAAGGTGCATGCTCGCGGCGCTCAAGGACGGTGGAGTGAACCCGGACGAAATCGAGTACATAAACGCGCACGGGACATCGACTCCGCTCAACGACTCGAACGAAACGAACGCCATAAAGCAGGTCTTCGGCCGGAGAGCTTACAAGATTCCCGTGAGCTCGACCAAGTCGATGACGGGACACCTGCTGGGCGCGGCAGGCGCGGTCGAAGCCGCTTTCACGGTGCTCGCGCTCGATCAGGGCATACTCCCGCCGACGATAAACTACGAATTCCCCGACCCCGAATGCGACCTCGACTACGTGCCCAACGAGGCGAGGAAAGCCGAGATAAAAACGGCGCTCAGCAACTCGTTCGGCTTCGGGGGTACAAACGCCTCGCTCATATTCAGAAAGGTCGGCTGA
- the acpP gene encoding acyl carrier protein, with the protein MAQDKEILAKVKEMVAGQLGKTEDEITPESSFIEDLGADSLDLVELIMSMEDEFGLEISDEDAESIITVQDAVNFILERKK; encoded by the coding sequence ATGGCTCAGGACAAGGAAATACTCGCGAAAGTGAAGGAGATGGTGGCGGGTCAGCTGGGTAAGACCGAGGACGAGATCACACCCGAATCTTCGTTCATCGAAGACCTGGGAGCAGACTCCCTCGATCTGGTAGAGCTTATCATGTCGATGGAAGACGAGTTCGGTCTCGAGATATCCGACGAGGACGCGGAGTCCATCATAACGGTTCAGGATGCGGTAAACTTCATACTGGAGCGTAAAAAGTAA
- the fabG gene encoding 3-oxoacyl-[acyl-carrier-protein] reductase: MAESGKKVALVTGGSRGIGRAVAIRLAAEGAFVVVNFAQNEPAAKDVVAEIEKAGGKGALSGFDVSDYDTVQKKIEEIIEEHGAIHILINNAGVVQDTLLVRMDKEDWDKVISINLDGVFNCTKAVARTMMKQRWGRIINLTSVVGEMGNAGQTNYAASKAGIIGFTKAAAREMAPRAVTVNAISPGFIETDINNNLPEDIKKQYIEKIPMGRYGSPEDIAGVVAFLASEEASYITGEVIRVNGGIYT, encoded by the coding sequence ATGGCTGAATCAGGTAAAAAGGTAGCGCTCGTGACAGGGGGTTCGAGAGGGATCGGAAGGGCCGTGGCGATAAGGCTCGCGGCAGAAGGAGCGTTCGTGGTCGTTAATTTTGCTCAAAACGAACCAGCGGCTAAGGACGTGGTCGCCGAGATAGAGAAAGCGGGAGGGAAGGGCGCCCTATCGGGGTTCGACGTTTCCGATTACGATACAGTACAGAAGAAGATCGAAGAAATTATCGAGGAGCATGGCGCGATACACATACTCATAAATAACGCGGGTGTCGTCCAGGACACGCTTTTGGTGAGGATGGACAAAGAAGATTGGGACAAGGTGATCTCCATCAACCTCGACGGGGTGTTTAACTGCACCAAGGCCGTCGCGCGCACGATGATGAAGCAGAGGTGGGGGAGGATAATAAATTTAACATCGGTCGTGGGAGAGATGGGGAACGCCGGCCAGACGAACTACGCAGCCTCGAAGGCGGGCATAATAGGTTTTACGAAGGCGGCCGCGAGGGAGATGGCGCCCCGGGCCGTGACGGTAAACGCCATAAGCCCCGGTTTCATAGAGACGGACATCAACAACAATCTCCCGGAAGATATAAAGAAACAGTACATAGAGAAGATACCTATGGGCAGGTACGGATCGCCCGAAGACATCGCCGGCGTTGTAGCGTTCCTCGCTTCTGAAGAGGCTTCCTATATCACAGGTGAAGTAATAAGGGTAAACGGCGGAATTTATACTTAA
- the fabD gene encoding ACP S-malonyltransferase, with protein MIAFVFPGQGSQYVGMCKELYEEFGAARKAFEEASDVLGFDMAGLCFEGDAGELSLTANAQPAILTASTAALRVLESESGLRPDFVAGHSLGEYSALVANGSMAFKDAVFVVRKRGEFMQEAVPVGEGAMSAVLGLEIGAVEDICNMVSGDSRVASPANLNAPGQTVISGSRDAVIQASEQAKLKGAKRVVPLDVSAPFHCILMKPAAERLAEVLEGIEFGEMSVPIVTNCDAALNSDSSRTRELLVRQVTSPVRWYESVETLGRAGVGRFIEIGPKNVLAGLIKRTLPNVEVGNLENKSQLESLKNG; from the coding sequence ATGATTGCTTTCGTGTTCCCAGGCCAGGGTTCCCAGTACGTGGGGATGTGCAAGGAGCTTTATGAAGAGTTCGGCGCGGCGAGAAAGGCCTTCGAAGAGGCGAGCGACGTGCTCGGCTTCGACATGGCGGGGCTTTGCTTCGAAGGAGATGCGGGCGAGCTGTCTCTCACGGCCAACGCGCAGCCCGCGATCCTGACCGCCTCTACTGCGGCGCTCAGGGTGCTGGAGTCGGAGTCAGGTCTCAGGCCCGATTTCGTGGCCGGCCACAGCCTGGGGGAGTATTCGGCGCTCGTTGCGAACGGCTCGATGGCTTTCAAAGATGCCGTTTTTGTGGTAAGAAAAAGGGGGGAGTTCATGCAGGAAGCTGTACCGGTGGGCGAAGGCGCCATGTCGGCCGTCCTCGGACTCGAGATCGGAGCCGTCGAGGATATATGCAATATGGTGTCCGGCGATTCGCGGGTCGCGAGCCCGGCTAACCTGAACGCGCCCGGCCAGACAGTGATCTCCGGGAGCAGGGACGCGGTCATTCAGGCCTCGGAGCAGGCGAAGCTGAAAGGAGCAAAGCGCGTGGTCCCGCTCGACGTGAGCGCTCCCTTCCACTGCATACTCATGAAGCCCGCGGCCGAGAGGCTTGCTGAGGTATTGGAGGGGATCGAATTCGGGGAGATGAGCGTGCCGATCGTGACTAACTGCGACGCAGCTTTAAACAGTGATTCGTCGAGGACGAGGGAATTGCTCGTACGGCAGGTCACGAGTCCGGTCAGATGGTACGAATCGGTCGAGACCCTCGGGAGAGCGGGGGTCGGGAGGTTCATCGAAATAGGCCCCAAGAACGTGCTCGCGGGCCTTATAAAGAGGACGCTCCCCAATGTCGAGGTAGGCAATCTCGAAAACAAGTCACAACTGGAGTCACTCAAAAATGGCTGA
- the rpmF gene encoding 50S ribosomal protein L32: protein MGLPKRKHSRSRSRKNRTHYKVANPGLSVCQNCGEHKPPHRACPGCGFYKGKTYIKEKQEEVS from the coding sequence ATGGGACTTCCGAAAAGAAAACATTCCAGGTCAAGGTCCAGGAAAAACAGAACCCACTATAAGGTTGCGAATCCCGGACTTTCCGTCTGCCAGAACTGCGGGGAGCACAAGCCCCCACACAGGGCGTGCCCCGGCTGCGGGTTCTACAAGGGAAAGACATACATAAAGGAAAAGCAGGAAGAGGTTTCATAA